The genomic window TGCTGGGCGGCTCTGAGGGCCTCGACGAGCGGAGACTGCTCGGCGAGGGGTCGGACCTCGCCATTGACGACGACCCGGGAACTGCTCTCGGGCATCGAGGGTCGTTCGGGAACGTCGAGGATCACCGCCTCCTCGGGGACGCTGGCCTTCCGGGCGATCTGTCCCTCGAGTTCCCGGACGGTCTCGTGGTCGGCGTCGACGACGTGCTCCGGAACGTCTTCGAGTTCGGCCCAGACCGCCCGCTTGAACAGTTCCCGGTCGTCGAGGCGGCGCGCGTAGATGGCGGCGGGTTCGCAGTTCCGGAGCGCGACGAGCAGTTCGGGATCGTCCATCTCGCTGACGGCCTCGGCGTCGATCTCGCCCTCGTCGATGAGCGCTTCCGTTCCCCGCCGGAGCATCGACTTGCTGATCCGGGCGACGTGATGGCGGTAGACAGTCGGGTTCATCAGCGCCCGGGCGATCAGCAAGCTCTCCGCGGTCTGGACGTTGCCCTCCCCGAGCACGAGCCGATTGTCGCGGAAGGTTAGTTCGCGCACGAGTCGGCTGTGATCGATCGTCCCGTAAGGAACGCCGGTGTGGTGGGCGTCCCGGACGAGGTAGTCCATCCGGTCGACGTCGAGTTCGCCGGAGACGAGCTGGCCGTAGCGACCCTCGCCGGCGACGAGGTCCGCGACCTCGGCGGGATCGACGTCGTACTCGCGGAGCACGTCGCCGACCTCGCCCGAATCGAGACGATCGTGGACCTCGTCGTGGTACGTCCCGGTCCGGCGGGCGAGCAACTCCTCGACGTTGTGTGAGAACGGCGCGTGGCCGACGTCGTGGAGTATGGCGGCGGCACGGACCCGCTTCGCGCGCTGCTGTCGAGCGGGGAGGTGAGCGAGCGCCCGGTCGGCGAGGTGATAGACGCCGAGGCTGTGCTCGAAGCGGGTGTGGTTCGCCGACGGGTAGACCAGCGACACGGTTCCAAGCTGCGATATCCGGCGTAACCGCTGGAGGGCCGGCGTGTCGAGCAGGGCTCGGGCGATACCCTGCACGTCGATGTGGTCGTGGACGCTGTCCTTGATCGTCTTCACTGGCGACAGATTCGTCGGCATCGTTCAAAAGGGTGTGCCGCGCGATTGCAGGGTAGGTCGTCATCGTCGGCGGCAGGAAGCACGGCGATCCGGCGGCAGGGAGGGTGACGATTGTGATCCGTCGGTCAGACTGGCAGGGCCGACTGGGTTCCGTTGGCCAGATTGACAGGGTCGATTGGGTTCCGATGGCCAAGCTGGTACGGCCAATTCCGAGCCGTCGGCGCTGGGTTCTGATCCGTCGGCAATGGGTTCCGAGCCGTCGGCAATGGGGAGTTTCCGGTCACTCGCACGAGCGAGGCCCGCCAGCGATGGCGAACCAGTTCGGCTGATTGCTTTCGACGATTGCCGATAGTAATACAGCATCGCTGCACCGCCGTCCCCCTCTTTTCACTGCCGATCTGGGTGGGACGGCCACCGGACGTAAGTAGGGGGTGCCCCAATTCCAGCACAACCCAGCGGTATCGCCACCATGCCAGAGCACCCGCCCGCCCGCTCCTCGCGCGTCTCTTCGCTCCTCGATCGCATGACCGAGGGCTTTCTCGCGATCGACGACCAGTGG from Salinarchaeum sp. Harcht-Bsk1 includes these protein-coding regions:
- a CDS encoding HD domain-containing protein, yielding MKTIKDSVHDHIDVQGIARALLDTPALQRLRRISQLGTVSLVYPSANHTRFEHSLGVYHLADRALAHLPARQQRAKRVRAAAILHDVGHAPFSHNVEELLARRTGTYHDEVHDRLDSGEVGDVLREYDVDPAEVADLVAGEGRYGQLVSGELDVDRMDYLVRDAHHTGVPYGTIDHSRLVRELTFRDNRLVLGEGNVQTAESLLIARALMNPTVYRHHVARISKSMLRRGTEALIDEGEIDAEAVSEMDDPELLVALRNCEPAAIYARRLDDRELFKRAVWAELEDVPEHVVDADHETVRELEGQIARKASVPEEAVILDVPERPSMPESSSRVVVNGEVRPLAEQSPLVEALRAAQHSQGRLGVYAPQTRTEAVGPAAVDVLGIDVDDVLVTEVRGYPATLSEFTGEE